One stretch of Glycine soja cultivar W05 chromosome 7, ASM419377v2, whole genome shotgun sequence DNA includes these proteins:
- the LOC114419311 gene encoding uncharacterized protein LOC114419311 — protein MMGQNRFPEERKRDWLGALLKCGFGCCEEHKDIRFNEKNVFCIDCVAGLCRHCKEAHSLHRRFQIYKYSYQDVVRHYDLQKYFDCSNIQTYVSNNEKIVHLRPRTSTKEFKLTRKSKFDNLCSESNAKEVKVATPPKWGGTCEECGKHLQDERNRFCSITCKISVLPHHAQRIPEEGVDQHDNQNSETESSISVAEPYECFEVVTLRKRPRKANPQKTCYFVFPC, from the exons ATG ATGGGGCAGAATCGTTTTccagaagaaaggaaaagagatTGGCTTGGTGCCCTTTTGAAGTGCGGCTTTGGATGTTGTGAAGAACACAAAGACATTAGGTTTAATGAGAAGAATGTGTTCTGCATAGATTGCGTAGCTGGCTTGTGTAGGCACTGCAAGGAAGCTCATTCTCTCCATAGAAGGTTTCAGATATACAAATATTCCTATCAGGATGTTGTGCGCCATTATGATCTTCAGAAGTATTTTGATTGCTCAAATATTCAG ACTTATGTGTCCAACAATGAAAAGATTGTGCATCTCAGACCCCGGACTTCAACCAAAGAATTCAAGCTAACAAGAAAATCCAAGTTTGATAATCTTTGCTCTGAGTCTAATGCCAAAGAAGTCAAAGTAGCAACACCTCCAAAGTGGGGTGGTACTTGTGAAGAATGTGGAAAGCATTTACAAGATGAGCGCAATCGATTCTGCTCCATTACATGCAAG ATCTCAGTGCTTCCTCACCATGCACAAAGGATTCCAGAGGAGGGTGTTGACCAACATGATAACCAAAACTCCGAAACTGAGTCATCTATATCTGTAGCTGAGCCATATGAATGTTTTGAAGTAGTGACTTTAAGAAAGCGCCCAAGGAAAGCCAACCCTCAGAAAACATGTTATTTTGTCTTCCCTTGTTGA